AGTTAAAAGTATAAGTTTTTGTAATCAGCCATATTAAAATTTAAAACTGCAAAGGATTTGCAACATGATTCAAAATGACATTCAACGCGCCCGCCGTATGCATATTGCGGATATCCCAAGACGTAGTGCACAACGTTTTGGCGATAAAATAGCCCTTGTTGATCAAACGCAACAGATAAGCTTTAAAGAGTTTCATCAGCGTGTAGAGCAGATAGCGATGCATTTGCATCAGCAAGGTTTAAGCAAAGGCGATAAGCTCATGATTCTCTCGCATAATTGTTGGCAATTTCCAGCACTTTTATATGCGACAGCGCAACTTGGTGTAATCAGTGTTCCAATTAATTTTATGCTAAATGCCTTAGAAGTGAATTATTTATTGCAGCATTCACAACCTAAAATGGTGGTGGTCGAAGATGATTTATGTGCGGTGATGGAACAAGCTTTGCTTAACATTAATTTTAACTTACCGCAGCAAGTCGTGCTTGATCTCAATCAAGTAAAAGTTGCAGCACAATGGCAAAATTTCCATACATTGTTAAAGCCTACAGCGATTGTATTGCCTGAGGTGGAACTGCATGCCCATGAGCCGATCCGTATGATGTATACCAGTGGCACTGAATCTTTGCCAAAAGGAGTGTTGTTAAATAGTGAAGCGCTCTTGGCACAATATACCAGTTGTATGGTGGAAGGGCAGATGAGTTCGAATGATCGTGAAATTCATGCTTTTCCAATGTATCACTGTGCACAATTGGATGCTTTTTTTAATGTTGATTTAATTTTAGGGGCAACGAGTTATATTTTTCGACGTTTTGAGCCAGATGCGGTATTAGAAACCATCGCCAAAGAGAAAATTAGCAAATTATTTTGCCCGCCCACAGCTTGGATTGCCTTACTCAACTCTAAAAAATTTAATCCAAAAGAATTAGGTTCATTAAGTAAAGCGTATTATGGAGCATCGGCTATGCCTAAAGCGGTGATTGAAGAATTACTGCAAAAATTACCCCATATTCGCTTTTGGCAATTTTATGGGCAAACCGAAATGGCACCTGTAGCAACCGTTTTACACCCTGAAGATCATGTTGAATATGCAAACTCAGTGGGCAAACCTGCATTTAATGTAGAAACGCAAATTATGGCTGAAGATGGTAAAATTTTGCCGCAAGGCGAAGTTGGGGAAATTGTGCATCGCAGTGTGCATTTAACGCAAGGCTATGATCAAAATGATGAAAAGAATGCTGAAAGTTTTCAGCATGGTTGGTTCCATAGTGGCGATCTGGGTTATTTGAATGAACACGGTTATCTTTTTGTGGTAGACCGTATTAAAGATATGGTCAAATCAGGCGGTGAAAATGTTTCGACACGTGAGGTGGAAGAAATTATTTACCGTATGGCTGCTGTGAAAGAAGTTGCTGTATTTGGCACGCCACATCCGCGTTGGATTGAAGCTGTTACGGCGGTTGTCATTTTACATCCTGATCAACATTTGGATGAGAAAATGATTATGGAATTTTGTTCACAGCATTTATCTGCATATAAAATGCCAAAAGTAGTGCATTTTGCGGAAGCTTTACCAAAAAATGCCAGTGGTAAGATTTTAAAACGAGTATTAAAACAGCAGTATCAGCAAAGTGAAGTGAATGTGAGTTAAATGTGACATAACAGACCTATGAGGAATAGGTCTGTTAGTTTAGATGTAAATCTAGTCTTTTTTTAATAAATCTTTGAGGTGATATAACTGTGCCAATGCTTCACGTGGGGTCAAATTATCCACATCTAATACTGACAGTGCATCTAATGCAGGTGAAGATTTTTCAATTTCTACCACAGTTTCAATCACTTCAGGTGTGTTATCCATTTCAGTAAATAAATCATTTTGCACCGTATGATTAATCTGTTGCTGCTGTTGTTTTTCCAAAATTTTTAAGCGTTTTTGTGCTTCTTTAATCACGCTTTCTGGAATACCAGCCAGTTTGGCAACTTGTAAACCATGACTTTGACTCGCAGGGCCTTTTTGTACTTTGTGTAATAAAATCAAATTACCATTGAGTTCTTTGGCAGTGACATGATAATTGTCAATCGCATTTTCTTTGGCAAGTTCTGTCAGCTCAAAATAATGCGTAGCAAATAAGCACAAACATTTGATGCGTTTGGTCAAATCAAGTACACATGCCCAAGCCAAAGATAAACCATCGTAAGTACTCGTACCACGACCCACTTCATCCATAAGTACTAAAGATTGATTGGTGGCGTGATGCAAAATTTGGGATGTCTCGGTCATTTCTACCATAAAGGTTGATTTACCTGTCGATAAATCATCGGCAGAGCCAATACGGGTAAAAATACGATCAATCGGTCCAAGCTGTGCAGATTTTGCAGGAACAAAGCTACCACAATAAGCAAGCAAACTGATTAAAGCTGTTTGACGCATAAAGGTAGATTTACCACCCATGTTAGGACCTGTGATAATGGCCATGCGATGATTAAAATCAAGCATCGTATCGTTCGGCGTAAATGGGGTTTTACTTAAAGATTCCACCACCGGATGACGTCCTGCAATGATATTGACACCGACCTCAGGTAAGTATTCAGGGCGATTCCAATTGTTTAAACGTGCTTGATGGGCAAAATTGGTTAATAAATCAATCTGTGCAATCGCACTACTCATCATTTGTAAATTGCCAATATCTGCACGTAATTCTTCTAAGAGCATCTCAAACAGCATTTTTTCACGGGCTAGGGCACGAGACTCACTTGATAAGACTTTGTCTTCAAAAGATTTGAGTTCAGGTGTGATATAACGCTCTGCATTTTTTAAGGTTTGACGGCGAATATAATGTTCAGGCGCTTGATCTGCTTGGGCACGAGTGAGTTCTATGTAATAACCACTGACACGGTTATAGCCAATTTTTAAGGTATGAATACCTGTATTTTCACGTTCTTGAGCTTCTAAATCGATGAGAAATTGACCTGCATGATCTCGAATTTTACGCAGTTCATCGAGTTCGCTGTCAAAACCTTCGGCAATGACATTCCCATCACGTAATAAAACAGGTGGATTTTCCACAATGGCAGACATCAAGCGAGCATGTAAGCCATTAAAATCGCCGAGTTCTTGATTCAGTTCGCTCAGTAAAACACTGGTATTTTGTTGTGTTAAAATGGGTTGTAATGCATGTCTGAGCAATGGAATTTGCGCACATGCCTGACGTAGTTGCACCAAATCACGCGGGCGAGCGCTGCCCAAGGCAACACGGCTAAGTACACGTTCAATATCACTAATGTCTTTTAATACCAAACGGATCGGAGACTCATGATACCCTTTGAGCAAAATTTCAATCGCATCCAAACGTGCATCTAAAATTGCGCTATCACGCAGCGGTTGCATGAGCGTACGGCTGAGTAAACGTCCCCCCATTGCCGTTTCAGTGTCATTGATCAGTGAAAATAGCGATGTGCCATGTTCAAATAGGGGTTCAATAATTTCTAAATTACGTCGTGTTACAGGGTCAAGTGCAATAAAATCACTACTTTGCTCAAGTTTGATTGAACGAATATGGGGTAAAGCTGTTTTTTGGGTTTCTTTTGCATAGTGAATAAGTGATGCCGCTGCTGCTTTGGCTAAAGGTAAATGATCAATCCCAAAGCCCGATAAGGTCGAAACAGCAAATTGGTCACATAACGTTTTTTGTGCATTATTAAGATTAAAATCGACATTTGGACGTTTGGTGATTGGACAATCAATCTGTTTTTTGATTGACTCGATAATATGCGTGTCGACCAAGTCTTCATCAATTAAAATTTCACTTGGCATTAAACGTGCTAATTCTAAAGGTAAATTTTCAGGTTTATATTCTTGTTGTTGCACCTTAAAAATACCTGCACTCAAATCTAAGAGTGCAATCCCCATTTGGTTATGTTGAATACATAGTGCCAATAGATTTGAACTTTGGTGTGCGGTGAGTAATGCATCATCCGTGAGTGTACCTGGCGTGATAATGCGCACGACAGCACGTTCTACAGGGCCTTTTCCTGTCACTTCACCTACTTGTTCACAGATCACCACCGTTTCGCCTTTTTTGACTAAACGTGCGAGATAGCCTTCGGCAGCATGGTAGGGTACACCTGCCATTGGAATGGGCTCACCGTTGGCTTTACCACGATGAGTCAATGTGATGCCAAGAAGTTTAGTGGCTTTTTTTGCATCTTCAAAAAATAGTTCGTAGAAATCTCCCATTCGATAGAACATCAGTGAATGAGGATGTTGTCTTTTAACGGTGAGATATTGCTGCATCATCGGGGTGAAGCTAGAGAGGTCAGCCGTTAGTTCTACGCTATTCATGTTTATTAAAAACCTTAAATTTGAATAATAAATATGCTTAATATGCAAGTGTGGCTGTTAAACCATTTCAAACATCATATGTTAATTTAAATACAGGCAGAGACATTGCCTTCGTCTATTTTTACTTCATCATAGATCGGATGAATAGTAAGAGCTGCCTGATTTATTTCGTTGCTCATCTTAACAAATTCGGCTTGAATCACAAAAATGATTTCTGATTGACTTGTGGAAATAAGCAACAAGTGTGGTTGAGTAGAGTTGAACACATCACAACTTGCATTATTTTTTAGAAAAATAGCTTTTCATACTCATTATTATTGTGAATGAATTTTTTATATGCATGTTATAATTTATTTTTATATTTTGCTTCTATCCTTTAGATTCTGCTCCTATGTCCCGTTTGTCTCACTATCTGGCACAAAATCAATTTTGTGTACTGCTTGAATATCTGACGTCTACACAAGAAATATTGCCTGTTCCTCAGCAGTTGGCAGGTTTTCCTGTTTGTATGACATTGGCAGATCGAGTTCATTCTGATACGGATTTATCCCCTTTAGATGCTGCGAACTTATATGCAAAAGACATTGAAAAAGTTTTACATTTTGCAGGAAAAGGACGAGATATTAGCGATTTTGAAAATTTTCTAACAGCAGCGAAAAATAGTGGACAACACAACTTATTATTACTAACAGGGGATAAATTAAAACACCATAATTTTGGGGAGGGTCAACAGCCGAGAACGCGTTATTTAGAGTCAGTGAATGCGGTAATGGCCGCAAAAAAACAAGGTGGATTTCTTATTGGGGTGGCATTTAATCCTTTTAAATATGCTGAAGCAGAACAGGATGCGCAGTATTTTAAATTACGTAAAAAATTAACAGCTGGCGCAGATTTTATCATTACGCAATTGGGCTATGACATCGCAGCTTTACAGCAGGTAAAAAGTTTTTTAACTGAACAACATGATGCTCAAAAAATTTTAGCATGTGTTATGCCTTTAACTTTGGCTCGTGCTCATTTTATGGTGAAACATCAAGTTGCGGGCATCGTGATTACAACGCACATGTTGAAAGTATTACAAGAAGAAAAGACATTAGGGCTGACTGAGCCTGTATACCAACGCTGCGCTTTGCAAATTTTGCTATGTCAACATTTAGGTTTTGCAGGTGTACATTTGTCAGCCTGTCACCAAGCAGAAGAACAACTGCGTTTGCAGCGCTATATTGAGACCTACCGTGCACTTGATTTTGATGCGTGTTTGTCACTTTGGAATGATTTATGGCAGGTGCAAACAGGAAAAGAATTTCACCCAGAGTTGAGATCTTATTCATCCCCTATAAGCTCAGCACAGATTTTAAAATATCAGCATTTGTCCTTTATACATGATGCTTTTTTTGAATCAAAGATGGCAAAAGGTGTTGGACGTTTTATTTTTAAATCCCATTTTTGGGATCAAACACCTATGGCTCATGCTTTGTTAAAAACTGAATGGGTAAGTAAGCATGCTATTGTGGGCTGTGAAAGTTGTGGGCAATGCCGTTTGGGTGAAACCTTGTATATTTGTCCTGAAACTTGCCCTAAAGGTTTGGCAAATGGACCCTGTGGCGGGACAACGTTAGACCGTTGTGAGTTTGGTGATCGTGAATGTATCCATTCAGTGAAAGCTCGATTA
The DNA window shown above is from Acinetobacter piscicola and carries:
- a CDS encoding fatty acyl-CoA synthetase is translated as MIQNDIQRARRMHIADIPRRSAQRFGDKIALVDQTQQISFKEFHQRVEQIAMHLHQQGLSKGDKLMILSHNCWQFPALLYATAQLGVISVPINFMLNALEVNYLLQHSQPKMVVVEDDLCAVMEQALLNINFNLPQQVVLDLNQVKVAAQWQNFHTLLKPTAIVLPEVELHAHEPIRMMYTSGTESLPKGVLLNSEALLAQYTSCMVEGQMSSNDREIHAFPMYHCAQLDAFFNVDLILGATSYIFRRFEPDAVLETIAKEKISKLFCPPTAWIALLNSKKFNPKELGSLSKAYYGASAMPKAVIEELLQKLPHIRFWQFYGQTEMAPVATVLHPEDHVEYANSVGKPAFNVETQIMAEDGKILPQGEVGEIVHRSVHLTQGYDQNDEKNAESFQHGWFHSGDLGYLNEHGYLFVVDRIKDMVKSGGENVSTREVEEIIYRMAAVKEVAVFGTPHPRWIEAVTAVVILHPDQHLDEKMIMEFCSQHLSAYKMPKVVHFAEALPKNASGKILKRVLKQQYQQSEVNVS
- the mutS gene encoding DNA mismatch repair protein MutS; protein product: MNSVELTADLSSFTPMMQQYLTVKRQHPHSLMFYRMGDFYELFFEDAKKATKLLGITLTHRGKANGEPIPMAGVPYHAAEGYLARLVKKGETVVICEQVGEVTGKGPVERAVVRIITPGTLTDDALLTAHQSSNLLALCIQHNQMGIALLDLSAGIFKVQQQEYKPENLPLELARLMPSEILIDEDLVDTHIIESIKKQIDCPITKRPNVDFNLNNAQKTLCDQFAVSTLSGFGIDHLPLAKAAAASLIHYAKETQKTALPHIRSIKLEQSSDFIALDPVTRRNLEIIEPLFEHGTSLFSLINDTETAMGGRLLSRTLMQPLRDSAILDARLDAIEILLKGYHESPIRLVLKDISDIERVLSRVALGSARPRDLVQLRQACAQIPLLRHALQPILTQQNTSVLLSELNQELGDFNGLHARLMSAIVENPPVLLRDGNVIAEGFDSELDELRKIRDHAGQFLIDLEAQERENTGIHTLKIGYNRVSGYYIELTRAQADQAPEHYIRRQTLKNAERYITPELKSFEDKVLSSESRALAREKMLFEMLLEELRADIGNLQMMSSAIAQIDLLTNFAHQARLNNWNRPEYLPEVGVNIIAGRHPVVESLSKTPFTPNDTMLDFNHRMAIITGPNMGGKSTFMRQTALISLLAYCGSFVPAKSAQLGPIDRIFTRIGSADDLSTGKSTFMVEMTETSQILHHATNQSLVLMDEVGRGTSTYDGLSLAWACVLDLTKRIKCLCLFATHYFELTELAKENAIDNYHVTAKELNGNLILLHKVQKGPASQSHGLQVAKLAGIPESVIKEAQKRLKILEKQQQQQINHTVQNDLFTEMDNTPEVIETVVEIEKSSPALDALSVLDVDNLTPREALAQLYHLKDLLKKD
- a CDS encoding methylenetetrahydrofolate reductase C-terminal domain-containing protein gives rise to the protein MSRLSHYLAQNQFCVLLEYLTSTQEILPVPQQLAGFPVCMTLADRVHSDTDLSPLDAANLYAKDIEKVLHFAGKGRDISDFENFLTAAKNSGQHNLLLLTGDKLKHHNFGEGQQPRTRYLESVNAVMAAKKQGGFLIGVAFNPFKYAEAEQDAQYFKLRKKLTAGADFIITQLGYDIAALQQVKSFLTEQHDAQKILACVMPLTLARAHFMVKHQVAGIVITTHMLKVLQEEKTLGLTEPVYQRCALQILLCQHLGFAGVHLSACHQAEEQLRLQRYIETYRALDFDACLSLWNDLWQVQTGKEFHPELRSYSSPISSAQILKYQHLSFIHDAFFESKMAKGVGRFIFKSHFWDQTPMAHALLKTEWVSKHAIVGCESCGQCRLGETLYICPETCPKGLANGPCGGTTLDRCEFGDRECIHSVKARLAKAVKQTEILKTELIPTVPLHIRDSSSWKNWFRDI